Proteins from one Streptomyces sp. NBC_00390 genomic window:
- a CDS encoding glycosyltransferase family 87 protein, translated as MINPRTLGTGLLLAALATTLVLTVRHDGYYTDSVGLACRYAACWLLFALAVRSLRKVPVRHAAAMILGGSVIVAATGLLAPPRTSSDAYRYAWDGRVQAAGISPYDHTPADPALAPLRDPWLFPTGPGCVGPERARIPGPAGETHCTRLNRPSVHTIYPPVAEGYFLLVHALSPDDSRHKPLQTGGALLSVGVTGALLLVLRRRGNPRDAAYWAWCPAVPVEAVNNAHADVLGVLLAVAGLAVVVRHRAVGGALLGAATATKLLPAIVLPGALSGVRRWRDAAAVLLPAAAVVALTYLPYVLLSDGSVLGYLTGYVEEEGYEDASARNRYALLRVVLPDGWAVPAVAVVMLCVVGYVLLRGDPGRPWRGALLVTGTAFLLLTPGYSWYALLLVALVALDGRWEWLTVAAAGAAKYVTTQSGGDADVIGTTAYAVAAAAVLTGCVLRRVRHPHGRDERAGTDTAQWIPS; from the coding sequence GTGATCAACCCGCGCACACTCGGCACCGGCCTGCTGCTGGCCGCCCTGGCCACCACACTCGTCCTGACCGTCCGCCACGACGGCTACTACACGGATTCCGTCGGCCTGGCCTGCCGGTACGCGGCCTGCTGGCTGCTGTTCGCACTGGCGGTCCGGTCCCTGAGGAAGGTCCCCGTCCGTCATGCAGCGGCGATGATCCTCGGCGGCTCCGTCATCGTCGCGGCGACCGGCCTCCTCGCTCCTCCACGCACCAGCAGCGACGCGTACCGCTACGCCTGGGACGGCCGGGTGCAGGCGGCCGGGATCTCCCCGTACGACCACACGCCCGCCGACCCCGCCCTCGCCCCGCTGCGAGATCCCTGGCTCTTCCCGACCGGCCCGGGCTGCGTAGGACCGGAGCGCGCACGGATACCCGGCCCCGCAGGCGAGACCCACTGCACCCGGCTCAACCGGCCGAGCGTCCACACCATCTACCCGCCAGTGGCGGAGGGCTACTTCCTGCTGGTCCACGCGCTCTCCCCCGATGACTCCCGGCACAAGCCGCTCCAGACCGGGGGCGCGCTGCTGTCCGTGGGCGTGACCGGCGCGCTGCTGCTGGTGCTGCGCCGACGTGGCAACCCGCGAGACGCCGCGTACTGGGCCTGGTGTCCGGCCGTGCCCGTCGAAGCGGTCAACAACGCCCACGCCGACGTCCTCGGTGTGCTCCTGGCTGTGGCCGGTCTCGCCGTCGTCGTACGGCACCGCGCGGTGGGTGGCGCCCTCCTAGGAGCCGCCACTGCCACCAAGCTGCTGCCCGCGATCGTGCTGCCCGGCGCGCTGTCCGGGGTGCGCAGATGGCGTGACGCCGCCGCCGTCCTGCTGCCCGCCGCTGCGGTCGTCGCCCTCACCTATCTCCCGTACGTTCTGCTCTCCGACGGTTCGGTCCTGGGCTATCTGACCGGCTATGTCGAGGAGGAGGGGTACGAGGACGCTTCGGCCCGCAACCGCTACGCCCTGCTGCGGGTTGTGCTGCCCGACGGCTGGGCAGTCCCGGCGGTCGCCGTCGTCATGCTGTGCGTCGTCGGATACGTGCTGCTGCGCGGCGACCCCGGGCGGCCGTGGCGCGGCGCCCTGTTGGTCACCGGCACGGCGTTCCTCCTGCTGACACCCGGCTACTCGTGGTACGCGCTGCTCCTCGTCGCGCTCGTGGCCCTGGACGGCCGCTGGGAGTGGCTGACGGTCGCCGCGGCCGGTGCCGCCAAATACGTCACGACCCAGTCGGGGGGCGACGCCGACGTCATCGGCACCACGGCCTACGCCGTCGCAGCCGCTGCGGTGCTCACCGGCTGCGTCCTACGGCGCGTGCGACACCCCCACGGCCGCGACGAACGGGCCGGCACCGACACCGCCCAGTGGATCCCCTCCTGA
- a CDS encoding molybdopterin-dependent oxidoreductase produces MPSFKGRLHDPRTATAVGRWLGVAIAVCFVTGVISHLLQKPPDWLQQELPPRPVWGYRLTQGLHVASGIAAIPLLMAKLWTVYPRLFVWPPARSVRHALERLSIAVLVAAAVFQLFSGLLNTVQWYPWPFAFVPVHFAVAWVLVGALLLHIAVKAPEIKAHWSRRSPGTLELPAEDGPDRRSFLAGVAAAVGAVTLVTVGQSFTPLKRFDLLAPRHPDHGPQGLPVNRTAAAARVTTVSTEHWRLTVAGPRPYDLTLDELRAMPQHTVTLPIACVEGWSKSAQWTGVRIRDLLDRAGAPPGALLRVVSLEKRGAYRIMEMGRGYARDPVTLLALRLNGELLSLDHGFPARIIAPNRPGVLQTKWVTRLEVL; encoded by the coding sequence TTGCCGTCCTTCAAGGGGCGGCTGCACGATCCGCGTACCGCGACGGCCGTCGGGCGCTGGCTGGGTGTCGCGATCGCGGTGTGCTTCGTGACCGGGGTGATCAGCCACTTGCTGCAGAAGCCGCCGGACTGGCTGCAGCAGGAGCTGCCGCCCCGCCCGGTCTGGGGCTACCGGCTGACACAGGGGCTGCATGTCGCGAGCGGGATCGCCGCGATCCCGCTGCTGATGGCGAAACTGTGGACCGTGTACCCGCGGCTCTTCGTCTGGCCTCCGGCCCGCTCCGTGCGGCACGCTCTGGAGCGCCTGTCGATCGCCGTGTTGGTGGCAGCAGCCGTGTTCCAGCTGTTCAGCGGGCTCTTGAACACCGTGCAGTGGTATCCGTGGCCGTTCGCCTTCGTGCCGGTGCACTTCGCCGTGGCATGGGTGCTGGTGGGCGCGCTGCTGCTGCACATCGCCGTGAAGGCCCCGGAGATCAAGGCCCACTGGAGCCGTCGCTCGCCAGGGACGCTGGAACTCCCGGCCGAGGACGGGCCGGACCGGCGCTCGTTCCTCGCGGGAGTCGCGGCGGCCGTCGGCGCGGTCACCCTGGTCACGGTGGGCCAGTCGTTCACCCCGCTGAAGCGGTTCGACCTGCTGGCGCCGCGCCATCCGGACCACGGTCCGCAGGGGCTTCCGGTCAACCGCACCGCGGCTGCGGCCCGCGTCACCACGGTGAGCACCGAGCACTGGCGGCTTACGGTGGCCGGGCCCCGCCCGTACGACCTCACGCTCGACGAGCTGCGGGCCATGCCCCAGCACACCGTGACCCTGCCCATCGCCTGCGTGGAAGGCTGGAGCAAGTCCGCGCAGTGGACGGGCGTACGCATCCGGGACCTCCTGGACCGGGCCGGGGCACCGCCCGGCGCGCTACTGCGCGTGGTCTCGCTGGAGAAGCGCGGAGCGTACCGGATCATGGAGATGGGCCGGGGTTACGCACGCGACCCGGTGACTCTGCTCGCGCTGCGGCTGAACGGTGAGCTCCTCTCCCTTGACCACGGCTTCCCTGCCCGCATCATCGCCCCGAACCGGCCCGGCGTGCTCCAGACCAAGTGGGTCACCCGACTGGAGGTGCTGTGA
- a CDS encoding methyltransferase domain-containing protein — translation MTTTVPTGTPPATAWRADPYTDALRTGRGPLFLRRADGWMLPLEVERWCADPDEADLTVLEHCRGPVLDIGCGPGRLVAALAGLGRPTLGVDVSPAAVARTVGSGGSALCRSVFDPLPREGSWGTALLIDGNIGIGGDPRALLSRVAQLVAPNGLLIAEAAPVDVDERVEVRVVDGEGTLGVAFPWARLGLRALLVCATETGWSHAVPWTVAGRTFAALSRG, via the coding sequence TTGACGACGACGGTTCCCACGGGAACGCCGCCTGCCACGGCGTGGCGGGCCGACCCGTACACCGACGCCCTGCGCACCGGGCGCGGTCCGCTGTTCCTGCGCCGCGCCGACGGCTGGATGCTGCCGCTGGAGGTCGAGCGCTGGTGCGCTGACCCGGACGAAGCCGACCTCACCGTGCTGGAACACTGCCGGGGGCCGGTCCTGGACATCGGCTGCGGCCCCGGCCGGCTCGTGGCCGCGCTGGCCGGGCTGGGCCGGCCGACCCTGGGAGTCGACGTCAGCCCGGCAGCGGTCGCGCGCACCGTCGGCTCGGGCGGCAGCGCGCTGTGCCGGTCGGTCTTCGATCCGCTGCCGAGGGAGGGCAGTTGGGGTACGGCGCTGCTCATCGACGGCAACATCGGGATCGGCGGCGACCCCCGTGCCCTGCTGTCCCGGGTCGCCCAACTCGTCGCCCCGAACGGCCTGCTGATAGCCGAGGCGGCCCCGGTGGACGTCGACGAGCGTGTGGAGGTCCGTGTTGTGGACGGCGAGGGGACCCTCGGAGTGGCTTTCCCCTGGGCACGGTTGGGCCTGCGCGCGCTCCTCGTCTGCGCCACTGAGACAGGCTGGAGCCACGCAGTGCCGTGGACGGTCGCCGGGCGCACCTTCGCGGCCCTGTCCCGCGGGTGA
- a CDS encoding TIGR04282 family arsenosugar biosynthesis glycosyltransferase gives MTTLLVIAKEPVPGRVKTRLTPWYTPEQAAVLAEAALTDTLEAVRATAAARHVLVLDGVPGAWLPAGIDVVPQAGGGLDARLAAAFAACSGPALLIGMDTPQVTPALLTHGLELTRRGAVIGPAEDGGFWALGLAEPDPGLLLGVPMSVPETGAVQRRRLVEAGLTVRDLPQLRDVDTPDDVRLVAARTPGSRFAAAVERLTGAGAR, from the coding sequence ATGACCACGCTGCTCGTCATCGCGAAGGAACCCGTGCCGGGACGGGTCAAGACACGGCTCACCCCCTGGTACACGCCCGAGCAGGCCGCCGTGCTGGCCGAGGCGGCACTGACCGACACGCTGGAGGCGGTACGAGCCACCGCCGCGGCGCGGCACGTCCTGGTGCTCGACGGAGTACCGGGCGCCTGGCTGCCGGCCGGAATCGACGTCGTACCGCAGGCCGGGGGCGGCCTGGACGCGCGGCTCGCCGCCGCGTTCGCGGCCTGCTCCGGGCCTGCCCTGCTGATCGGCATGGACACCCCGCAGGTGACACCCGCACTTCTCACCCACGGTCTGGAACTCACCAGGCGCGGGGCCGTGATCGGGCCTGCCGAGGATGGGGGCTTCTGGGCGCTGGGCCTGGCCGAGCCCGATCCCGGGCTGCTGCTCGGGGTCCCGATGTCCGTGCCGGAGACCGGGGCCGTACAGCGGCGGCGACTGGTCGAGGCGGGGCTGACGGTGCGGGATCTTCCCCAGCTGCGGGACGTCGACACACCCGACGACGTCCGTCTGGTGGCCGCCCGAACGCCGGGCAGCCGCTTCGCCGCGGCAGTGGAGCGGCTGACCGGGGCGGGGGCTCGTTGA
- a CDS encoding glycosyltransferase family 2 protein, with the protein MSVTVDVVLPCLDEAAALPWVLERIPVGWRAVVVDNGSTDGSAELARSLGATVVHEQRRGFGAACHAGLLAAEAEYVCFCDCDASLDPGLLPDFVRRLADGEADLVLGRRRPQARGAWPLHARAGNLVLAHMLRRRTGLSLRDLGPMRAARRKDLLGLGLTDRRSGYPLQMVVRAADAGWRVTELDVPYLTRTGRSKVTGTWRGTWQTVHDMRAVLAETPLKETA; encoded by the coding sequence GTGAGCGTGACCGTGGATGTGGTCCTGCCCTGTCTGGACGAGGCGGCGGCGCTCCCCTGGGTCCTGGAACGGATTCCGGTCGGCTGGCGGGCGGTCGTCGTCGACAACGGCTCCACCGACGGGTCCGCGGAGCTTGCACGGTCACTGGGCGCGACGGTGGTGCACGAGCAGCGGCGCGGCTTCGGCGCCGCCTGCCACGCGGGTCTGCTGGCCGCCGAGGCGGAGTACGTCTGCTTCTGCGACTGCGACGCGTCGCTGGATCCGGGGCTGCTGCCGGACTTCGTGCGACGCCTCGCCGACGGCGAGGCGGACTTGGTCCTGGGCCGGCGACGGCCGCAGGCACGCGGCGCCTGGCCCCTGCACGCCCGCGCCGGAAATCTGGTGCTGGCGCACATGCTGCGCCGCCGCACCGGGCTGTCCCTGCGGGACCTCGGCCCGATGCGGGCGGCGCGCCGCAAGGACCTGCTGGGCCTCGGCCTCACGGACCGGCGCAGCGGCTATCCGCTGCAGATGGTCGTCCGGGCAGCCGACGCGGGCTGGCGGGTGACCGAGCTGGACGTGCCGTATCTGACCAGGACCGGCAGGTCCAAGGTGACCGGGACCTGGCGGGGCACGTGGCAGACGGTCCACGACATGCGGGCGGTGCTGGCGGAGACGCCCTTGAAGGAGACGGCATGA
- a CDS encoding NAD-dependent epimerase/dehydratase family protein, with translation MRVLITGGAGFIGTHVVDVLTTRGHDPAVLDALLPSVHPGSPPTAAGADWIQGDIRDREVVRRALRGVDAVCHQAAMVGLGKDFADAPEYVACNDLGTAVLLSAMAEAGVRDLVLASSMVVYGEGRYDCPVHGRVRPGPRPVVALEAGRFEPECPVCGQELVPGPVDEDAPVDPRNVYATTKLAQEHLAAAWARTTGGRAVALRYHNVYGPGMPRDTPYAGVASFFRSALERGEAPRVFEDGRQRRDFVHVRDVAYANAVALEAVGGRASGVLTAYNAGSGTPHTVGEMAAELAAAHGGPAPVVTGEFRLGDVRHITADSRRLKAELGWQPEVAFATGMAEFATAGLRGAVA, from the coding sequence ATGCGAGTACTCATCACTGGGGGAGCGGGCTTCATCGGTACGCACGTCGTGGACGTGCTCACCACGCGGGGCCACGATCCGGCCGTCCTCGATGCCCTGCTCCCCTCGGTCCACCCCGGTTCCCCGCCGACGGCCGCCGGCGCCGACTGGATCCAGGGGGACATCAGGGACCGCGAAGTCGTCAGGCGGGCGCTGCGAGGCGTGGACGCGGTGTGCCATCAGGCGGCGATGGTCGGCCTCGGCAAGGACTTCGCCGATGCGCCGGAGTACGTTGCCTGCAACGACCTGGGCACGGCCGTGCTGCTCTCGGCGATGGCGGAGGCCGGGGTCCGCGATCTGGTGCTGGCCTCTTCGATGGTGGTGTACGGCGAGGGCCGCTACGACTGCCCGGTCCATGGGCGGGTGCGGCCCGGCCCACGGCCGGTGGTCGCCCTGGAGGCGGGTCGGTTCGAGCCCGAGTGCCCTGTCTGTGGGCAGGAGTTGGTGCCCGGTCCGGTGGACGAGGACGCCCCGGTCGACCCGCGCAATGTCTACGCGACGACGAAGCTCGCCCAGGAGCACCTGGCTGCGGCCTGGGCACGGACGACGGGCGGCCGGGCCGTCGCGCTGCGCTACCACAATGTGTACGGTCCGGGGATGCCTCGCGACACTCCGTACGCGGGGGTGGCCTCCTTCTTCCGCTCGGCGCTGGAGCGCGGCGAGGCGCCGCGGGTCTTCGAGGACGGGCGCCAGCGGCGGGACTTCGTCCATGTGCGGGATGTGGCATACGCCAACGCCGTGGCCTTGGAGGCGGTGGGCGGCCGTGCGTCCGGCGTGCTGACCGCTTACAACGCGGGCAGTGGAACTCCGCACACGGTCGGGGAGATGGCGGCCGAGCTGGCTGCCGCGCACGGCGGTCCGGCGCCTGTGGTGACGGGGGAGTTCCGGCTCGGCGACGTACGCCACATCACCGCCGACTCGCGCCGCCTGAAGGCCGAGCTGGGCTGGCAGCCGGAGGTCGCCTTCGCGACAGGCATGGCGGAGTTCGCGACGGCAGGTCTGAGGGGTGCCGTCGCGTGA
- a CDS encoding MFS transporter — MTLSPACAPGAGNTGSTGVRQLTATLYGYAFLDDFVLLYPVYALLFSDTGLSIGQISSLFALWSITGILLEVPSGAWADAVSRRLLLWLGPLLTAAGFALWVIVPSYWAFALGFVLWGVRGALGSGALEALVYDELDRLGAADRYARVIGRAQAVGMVAVMAATGLAGPVLDFGGYPAVGAASVLVCVLTSVVATRFPEHREEVSHGDDRVSTLTTLRAGLVEVRRDRSVRRALLLVPAVGAVWGALDEYTPLLVWDTGVAQQTIPYLLLVIWVGPAIGSLLTGAGERLSTTGLGVVLAGSAFALAAGSLMGTPAGIGLVAVAFGGFQLVNVLADARLQDRIEGTRRATLTSVASMGTELATVGVFAAYASVGASYAHGIAFAVFAVPYLVTALVLVRRAA; from the coding sequence ATGACTCTCTCACCTGCGTGTGCGCCCGGCGCCGGCAACACCGGAAGCACCGGTGTCCGGCAGCTGACGGCCACGCTCTACGGCTACGCGTTCCTTGACGACTTCGTGCTGCTCTACCCGGTGTACGCGCTGCTGTTCAGCGACACCGGTCTGTCGATCGGGCAGATCTCCTCGCTGTTCGCCCTGTGGTCGATCACCGGGATCCTGCTGGAAGTCCCCTCTGGCGCCTGGGCCGATGCTGTCTCCCGGCGGCTGCTGCTGTGGCTGGGCCCGCTGCTCACCGCCGCCGGCTTCGCCCTGTGGGTGATTGTGCCGTCGTACTGGGCCTTCGCGCTCGGCTTCGTGCTCTGGGGGGTGCGCGGCGCGCTCGGCTCCGGTGCGCTGGAAGCACTGGTGTACGACGAGCTCGACCGGTTGGGAGCTGCCGACCGGTACGCGCGTGTCATCGGCCGGGCCCAGGCGGTCGGGATGGTCGCCGTGATGGCGGCGACGGGACTGGCCGGTCCGGTGCTCGACTTCGGCGGCTACCCGGCCGTGGGCGCGGCGAGCGTGCTGGTCTGTGTGCTGACCTCGGTGGTGGCGACCCGGTTCCCTGAGCATCGGGAAGAGGTGTCTCACGGTGATGACCGGGTCTCTACCCTCACCACCCTGCGGGCCGGGCTCGTCGAGGTCCGCAGGGACCGGTCCGTACGCAGGGCGCTGCTGCTCGTTCCGGCCGTCGGTGCGGTGTGGGGTGCGCTCGACGAGTACACGCCGCTGCTGGTCTGGGACACCGGTGTGGCCCAGCAGACGATTCCGTATCTGCTGCTGGTGATCTGGGTGGGCCCCGCGATCGGCAGCCTGCTGACCGGGGCGGGGGAGCGGCTGAGCACGACGGGGCTCGGAGTGGTGCTTGCGGGCTCGGCGTTCGCCCTGGCCGCGGGTTCGCTGATGGGCACTCCGGCCGGCATCGGTCTTGTCGCGGTCGCCTTCGGTGGCTTCCAGTTGGTCAACGTCCTTGCTGACGCGCGGCTCCAGGACCGGATCGAGGGGACCCGCCGGGCGACTCTGACCTCCGTCGCGAGCATGGGGACCGAGCTGGCCACGGTTGGGGTGTTCGCCGCGTACGCCTCGGTCGGTGCGTCGTACGCGCACGGGATCGCGTTCGCTGTGTTCGCGGTGCCGTATCTGGTGACGGCGCTCGTGTTGGTGCGGAGGGCCGCCTGA